ATATTCAAAAAATTTTTTTAGATGTTATTAATTTATCATATAATTTGAACTATTATGATAATAACTTTAATAATATGACTTTATTCATATTATGCATTATATTATTAGAATTTATCAATAAAATATAGTATAATGTATAAGTCAAATTTTTTAAATTTATGAGGTGAACAAATAGTGAATGAAATATTAAGTACACAAGATATAAATGTTACAGGTAAATTTTTTATAGAAACCTGGGGTTGTCAAATGAATGAAGAAGATTCAGAAAAACTCTCTGGCATGTTAAAAAAAGAAGGATATATACGAACTGAAGAAAGAGAAGAGGCAGATGTAATTATATTTAATACTTGTTGTGTTAGAGAAAACGCTGAACTTAAAGTATATGGTAACTTAGGAATACTTAAAGGTTTAAAAACTAAAAATGCAAATTTAATTATAGCTGTAACTGGTTGCATGATGCAACAAAAGGGTATGGCAGAAACTATTAAAAAGAAGTTTCCTTTTGTAGATATTATAATAGGTACTCATAATTTACATAACTTTGTAAATTATTTAAATGAAGTTAAAAAGAAGCATACATCTGTATTAAAAGTGCAAGAAAAAGAAGATGGTATAATAGAAAATATGCCAATAGATAGAAAAAATACTATGAAAGCTTTTGTTACCATAATGTATGGATGCAATAATTTTTGTACTTATTGCATAGTTCCTTATGTTAGAGGAAGAGAAAGAAGTAGAACTCCTGAAAACATAGAAGATGAAATCAAAAAATTGGTTTCAGAAGGTTATAAAGAAATAACTTTACTAGGACAAAATGTTAATTCTTATGGTAAGGACTTAGAACCAAAGGTTACTTTTGCTAAACTTTTGGAAAGAGTAAATACTATAGATGGAATAGAAAGAGTAAGATTCATGACTTCCCATCCAAAGGATTTAACAGATGATGTTATAGAAGCAATTGCTAAATGTGATAAACTATGCGAACAAATTCATCTTCCTGTACAATCAGGGTCTAGTAATATACTAAAAAAAATGAATAGACATTATGATAGAGAAAAATATTTAAATGTAGTATCTAAAATAAAAGAACTTATACCTAATGTAGCAATTTCTACTGATATAATAGTAGGATTCCCTGGAGAAACTGAAGAAGACTTCGAAGATACATTAAGTCTAGTAAAGGAAGTAGAATATGATTCTGCTTTTACCTTCTTATATTCCATAAGAAAAGGAACTCCAGCTGCTAAATTTGAAGATCAAGTACCTGAAGATGTAAAACATAAAAGATTTAATAGATTAGTAGAAGTGGTTAATGAAATAAGCGCTAAAAAGAACAAAGCTTATGAAGGAAGATTAGAAGAAGTTTTAGTAGAGGGTACTAGTAAAAATGATGAAAATAAATTAATGGGTAGAACAAGAACAGGAAAACTTGTTAACTTTGATGGAAATAAAGATTCTATAGGCAAGCTTGTTAATGTTAAAATAACAAAAGCAAACTCTTTTTCATTAACAGGAGAAGAAATTTAAATATAAACTAAAAAGCTCTTATTAAGAGCTTTTTTTAAAAGAAATATTTTAAGGAGGAAAAAATATGGGATTAACTCCAATGATGAGACAATATTTAGAGGTAAAAGAAAGCTGCAAAGATTGTATATTGTTCTTTAGATTAGGAGATTTTTATGAAATGTTTTTTGAGGATGCTAAAATTGCCTCAAAAGAATTAGAACTAGTATTAACAGGAAGAGATTGCGGTCTAGAAGAAAGAGCTCCTATGTGCGGTATTCCATATCATGCTGCAAATACATATATAGGTAGATTAGTAACTGCAGGTTATAAAATAGCTATTTGTGAACAATTAGAAGATCCTTCAACTGCAAAAGGTATAGTAAAAAGAGGAATCATAAAAATAATTACACCAGGAACCTATACAGATTCTTCATTTTTAGAAGAAAATAAAAATAATTATATAATGAGTTTTTGTTTAGAAGATAATATGTGCTCTATGAGCTTTGCAGATATATCTACAGGTGAATTCAACTCAACTCATAGTAATTTTAAAGATGCTATAGTATTAGATGAGATATCAAAATTTGCTCCTCGTGAAATAGTTTTGGATGAAAATACAAAGGAAGAATTTATCCATGTTATAAAAGAAAGATTTCCTAATATCTCTATAAGTAAAATAAAAGAAGAAAATTTTAGTTATAATATAGATAGTAATTTAAAAAATCAATTTAGTAATTTTAAAGAAGATGAATATGAAACTATAGTAAAAAAATCCGCTAACGGTCTTTTATATTATATATTTCATACTCAAAAAAATATATTATCTAATATTAATAAAATAGACTATTACAATATAGTAGATTATTTGACCATAGATATAAATTCAAGAAGAAATTTAGAAATAACAGAAAATTTGAGAGAAAAAACTAAGAAAGGATCTCTTTTATGGGTATTGGATAAAACCAATACTGCTATGGGTGGAAGGCAATTAAGAAAATGGATAGAGCAACCACTTATAAATAAAACTGCTATAGAAAACAGACTAAATGCTGTAGAAGAGTTATTAAACAATATATCCCTACAAGAAGATTTAAAAGAAGATCTAAAGTCTATATATGATATAGAGCGTATAGTAGGAAAGGTAGCTTCTAAAAGTGTTAATGCAAAAGAACTTATATCTTTAAAATGCTCAATAGGTAAAGTTCCTCACATAAAAAAATACTTATCAAATTTTAAAGGTGATTTATTTTTAAACATGGAACAAAATATAGATACTTTAGAAGATATTCATAAACTGCTAGATAAAGCTTTATTGGATAATCCATCCTTATCTGTAAAAGAAGGTAATATAATAAAGGAAGGATTTAATGAAGATGTAGACTCGCTAAGAGAGGCAAAAAGTAACGGTAAAAAATGGATAGCTTCTCTAGAACAAAAGGAAAAAGAAGAAACAGGTATAAGATCATTAAAGGTTAGCTATAATAAAGTATTCGGTTATTTTATAGAAATTACAAAAGCAAATTTAAGCTTAGTACCAGAAGGAAGATATATAAGAAAACAAACTTTAGCTAATGCTGAAAGATATATTACTCCTGAACTTAAAGAAATGGAAGAGAAAATATTAGGAGCAGAGGAAAAGCTTATAGATATAGAATA
Above is a window of Clostridium sporogenes DNA encoding:
- the mutS gene encoding DNA mismatch repair protein MutS, translating into MGLTPMMRQYLEVKESCKDCILFFRLGDFYEMFFEDAKIASKELELVLTGRDCGLEERAPMCGIPYHAANTYIGRLVTAGYKIAICEQLEDPSTAKGIVKRGIIKIITPGTYTDSSFLEENKNNYIMSFCLEDNMCSMSFADISTGEFNSTHSNFKDAIVLDEISKFAPREIVLDENTKEEFIHVIKERFPNISISKIKEENFSYNIDSNLKNQFSNFKEDEYETIVKKSANGLLYYIFHTQKNILSNINKIDYYNIVDYLTIDINSRRNLEITENLREKTKKGSLLWVLDKTNTAMGGRQLRKWIEQPLINKTAIENRLNAVEELLNNISLQEDLKEDLKSIYDIERIVGKVASKSVNAKELISLKCSIGKVPHIKKYLSNFKGDLFLNMEQNIDTLEDIHKLLDKALLDNPSLSVKEGNIIKEGFNEDVDSLREAKSNGKKWIASLEQKEKEETGIRSLKVSYNKVFGYFIEITKANLSLVPEGRYIRKQTLANAERYITPELKEMEEKILGAEEKLIDIEYKLFTEIRDFIEENINRMQKTARIISDIDCLCSLATVALENNYIKSNINAKDEIHIEEGRHPVVEKVIPKGEFISNDSLIDTKENQLILITGPNMAGKSTYMRQVALITIMAQIGSFVPAKSANISICDKIFTRIGASDDLAAGKSTFMVEMWEVSNILKNATSKSLVLLDEVGRGTSTYDGLSIAWSVIEYICNNKNLRCKTLFATHYHELTKLEDNIKGVKNYSVSVSELENEIVFLRKIIRGGADQSYGIEVAKLAGLPSPVIDRAKEILQHIEGEQEENSPDTDIFKEYKNNNSIEVSKNTLAIKNNTETEMEHDISSKDSNYNTIDTESVKENLASTQKQVNLKKGNEKSIKNEVAMDSFQINFEYIKKDKIMEEIKNIDILNMTPMEGFNKLYDIIKKAKDID
- the miaB gene encoding tRNA (N6-isopentenyl adenosine(37)-C2)-methylthiotransferase MiaB, yielding MNEILSTQDINVTGKFFIETWGCQMNEEDSEKLSGMLKKEGYIRTEEREEADVIIFNTCCVRENAELKVYGNLGILKGLKTKNANLIIAVTGCMMQQKGMAETIKKKFPFVDIIIGTHNLHNFVNYLNEVKKKHTSVLKVQEKEDGIIENMPIDRKNTMKAFVTIMYGCNNFCTYCIVPYVRGRERSRTPENIEDEIKKLVSEGYKEITLLGQNVNSYGKDLEPKVTFAKLLERVNTIDGIERVRFMTSHPKDLTDDVIEAIAKCDKLCEQIHLPVQSGSSNILKKMNRHYDREKYLNVVSKIKELIPNVAISTDIIVGFPGETEEDFEDTLSLVKEVEYDSAFTFLYSIRKGTPAAKFEDQVPEDVKHKRFNRLVEVVNEISAKKNKAYEGRLEEVLVEGTSKNDENKLMGRTRTGKLVNFDGNKDSIGKLVNVKITKANSFSLTGEEI